The genomic DNA CCTAACCTTGGCAAGGTTATGCTCTACCAACTGAGCTACTTCCGCATTGTTGCATTGTTTTCGTTTGCGAGTGCAAAGGTAGATGAAATTTTTGTTTCTGCAAATATTTGGAATAAAAAAATGCAGGGCAACGCATTTTTTTAGTTTCTCACAACCCATTCCTGTCTGTCGGACGATACTGGAGTCATGTAATATTTTCTTAATGGAAATTGCGATACGCCCTTTGTCGGTGCTCCGGTCCCATAGCCGATATCATATTCAGTTCCGCATTCCGGGCAAATTGCTTTTCCTGCATTGTCGGCTTCTATGATGATATTCTTTTTGGCTTCGTGGGGACAGCACAGATCAAATGCATAGTAGGTCGCATTTCCGTAATTGTCGATTCCGCATACAACCAAAACACCGGAAAAGCCCGTCTTTTCTCCGGCAGTACGGGCTTTAGTGATGGATTTGTGATTGTATATGCCTACTAGATCTTTGTCGCCGAAGCGCAGGTCTAGTTCTAAATATACCGGTGCATAGGGTATATCCGATTCTTCGAATTTGGAACACGAACAAACTAATGATATAAGTAAGCAAAATAAAAACCGTTTCATCGTTTATTAGGATAACAGCTGTTGCTCAGCCTCGTTTACTCTATTAAACGCGAAACCGTCCATGATATTTTGCATCAAGGCGGAAATCTGGTCATTGCATAAATTTCCGATACTTCCTTCGTGCGTATGGTGAACTTTCTTGACAGGGACGAATTTACCAGCTTCGATGTTCAATCCTACCTGCTTGTAAGCGTCACGGAAAGGCATACCTTCCAAAACGAGGCGGTTTACCTCTTCCACACTAAAGAGGAGTGCATATTTGTCATCGTCTAAGATCTGCTCGTTCACCTTTACTTCCCGCATCATGTGCGTAACCATGCGGAGGCAATCCTTCAACTCGTCGAAAGAGGGGAGGAATACTTCCTTTATGATCTGCAGGTCGCGGAAATAGCCTGATGGAAGGTTGTTGCTGATCAGTGTGATCTGCTGGGGCAATCCTTGCAGCTTGTTGCATTTGGCACGCGTCAGCTCGAACACGTCCGGATTCTTTTTATGCGGCATGATACTGGATCCTGTTGTGAACTGGTCCGGCAACTTGATGAAACCGAAGTTCTGGCTGTTGAACATACAAGCATCGAAAGCTAGTTTGGAAAGGGTTGCCGCAATGCCGGCCATGGCAAAAGCTACGGTACGTTCCATTTTGCCACGTCCCATCTGGGCGTAAACGACATTATAATCGAGCGAGTCGAAGCCGAGCAGATCTGTTGTCATCTGGCGTCTCAGCGGGAAAGAAGAGCCATATCCGGCCGCAGAGCCCAACGGGTTGCGGTTGCAAACTTTATAAGCAGCCTGCATCATCTGCAAATCATCGGTCAGGCTTTCGGCATAGGCGCCGAACCAAAGTCCGAATGATGACGGCATGGCAATCTGTAAATGTGTATATCCGGGAAGCAGCACGTCCTTATAACGGTTACTCTGCGAGATCAACACCTCGAACAGGTCGGATACCAACTCTACGATTTCCTGAATCTGTGCGCGGGTGAACAGCTTCAGATCCAGCAGCACTTGGTCGTTACGTGAACGTCCGCTGTGTATCTTTTTCCCTGTGTCACCCAGGCTGCGTGTCAGCATCAGTTCCACCTGCGAGTGGACGTCTTCCACGCCCTCTTCAATTACAAACCGGCCACAGTCGGCAACGGCATAGATATTTTTCAGTTCGGCAAGCAAGATCGTCAGTTCCTCTTTGGTAAGCAGCCCGATGCTTTCCAGCATGGTGATGTGAGCCATCGAGCCGAGCACGTCGTACTTGGCGAGATAGAGATCCATCTCACGGTCTTTGCCTACCGTAAAGGTATCCACTTCCTGGTCTACCTGAACATTCTTTTCCCAAAGTTTCTGAGCCATCAAAAAAACATTTAATAAGGCAGGGATGCCAACATGGTCGATATTTTATCGATCGCATCCTGCAATGGTTTTGATACCATTGGTTTGATAAACGGATTCAGTTCGGCGCGGACGGTTATTTTCATCCGTGTGTCGTTCTCTTCTACCTGTTTTAGCTGAATCCAAAGGAACAGGGGAACAGGCGAGTTCGTGGTCGTGAATTTGATCGTCTTGTTCGGTT from Parabacteroides merdae ATCC 43184 includes the following:
- a CDS encoding SRPBCC family protein yields the protein MTEFVSEVKTIPFNEDRIFNMLSDLSNLGKVQDRIPQDKIQDFEFDKDSCSFSVAPVGKITFQIVEREPNKTIKFTTTNSPVPLFLWIQLKQVEENDTRMKITVRAELNPFIKPMVSKPLQDAIDKISTMLASLPY
- a CDS encoding Rieske (2Fe-2S) protein — translated: MKRFLFCLLISLVCSCSKFEESDIPYAPVYLELDLRFGDKDLVGIYNHKSITKARTAGEKTGFSGVLVVCGIDNYGNATYYAFDLCCPHEAKKNIIIEADNAGKAICPECGTEYDIGYGTGAPTKGVSQFPLRKYYMTPVSSDRQEWVVRN
- the argH gene encoding argininosuccinate lyase, producing MAQKLWEKNVQVDQEVDTFTVGKDREMDLYLAKYDVLGSMAHITMLESIGLLTKEELTILLAELKNIYAVADCGRFVIEEGVEDVHSQVELMLTRSLGDTGKKIHSGRSRNDQVLLDLKLFTRAQIQEIVELVSDLFEVLISQSNRYKDVLLPGYTHLQIAMPSSFGLWFGAYAESLTDDLQMMQAAYKVCNRNPLGSAAGYGSSFPLRRQMTTDLLGFDSLDYNVVYAQMGRGKMERTVAFAMAGIAATLSKLAFDACMFNSQNFGFIKLPDQFTTGSSIMPHKKNPDVFELTRAKCNKLQGLPQQITLISNNLPSGYFRDLQIIKEVFLPSFDELKDCLRMVTHMMREVKVNEQILDDDKYALLFSVEEVNRLVLEGMPFRDAYKQVGLNIEAGKFVPVKKVHHTHEGSIGNLCNDQISALMQNIMDGFAFNRVNEAEQQLLS